In a single window of the Podarcis raffonei isolate rPodRaf1 chromosome 14, rPodRaf1.pri, whole genome shotgun sequence genome:
- the LOC128401956 gene encoding olfactory receptor 5V1-like — protein sequence MRVALLVTITTSHDFQSFIHTLSSSQCVGNLQNQTSIREFVLLGFSNHPELQIFFFLAFSIVYTVALTGNLLIILVVMANSRLHTPMYFLLGHLSFIDLCYMTATVPQMLANFLRESKTISYAGCMVQIFSLISCVGSECILLAAMAYDRYVAICHPLLYTVIMNRKVCFQMVAGSWTGGFLNSLVHTLLTSTLSFCGPREIRHFMCDVPPLLELSCTDTALNNIVLHTASMFIGVSPCFFIIISYVFIALAILQIRSTEGRRKAFSTCTSHLAVVIMFFGTALFNYNRPSAGYSLDVDTLVSALYCIVTPMLNPIIYSLRNQEVKLAVKRLASAKWNVF from the exons atgcgggtggcact GTTAGTGACCATCACTACGTCACATGACTTCCAAAGCTTCATTCATACTCTTTCTTCTTCCCAATGTGTAGGAAACCTCCAAAATCAAACCTCCATCCGTGAATTCGTCCTCCTGGGATTCTCAAACCATCCCGAATtgcaaatatttttcttcttggccTTCTCCATCGTTTACACAGTGGCCTTGACAGGGAATCTTCTCATCATTCTGGTTGTCATGGCCAACAGCCGTCTCCACACACCCATGTACTTCCTCCTCGGCCACCTGTCCTTCATTGATCTTTGCTACATGACCGCCACCGTCCCCCAAATGCTGGCAAATTTCCTCCGAGAGTCCAAGACCATCTCCTACGCTGGATGCATGGTCCAAATCTTCTCCCTCATTTCTTGTGTTGGGTCAGAGTGCATCCTCCTAGCGGCCATGGCTTATGACCGATATGTAGCCATTTGTCACCCGCTGCTGTACACGGTCATCATGAATAGGAAAGTCTGCTTCCAAATGGTGGCTGGGTCGTGGACAGGGGGCTTCCTGAACTCCCTTGTACACACTCTCTTGACATCCACCCTGTCATTCTGTGGGCCGAGGGAGATCCGCCATTTTATGTGTGATGTCCCCCCGCTTTTGGAGTTGTCCTGCACGGATACAGCCCTGAATAATATTGTGCTCCACACAGCCAGCATGTTCATTGGGGTTAGCCCttgcttcttcatcatcatctcctaCGTCTTCATCGCTTTAGCCATCCTCCAGATCCGTTCCACAGAGGGCAGGAGGAAGGCTTTCTCTACATGCACGTCTCATCTTGCAGTGGTCATTATGTTCTTTGGGACTGCTCTCTTTAATTACAACCGGCCCAGTGCAGGCTATTCCTTAGATGTGGACACACTGGTCTCAGCCCTGTATTGCATCGTAACCCCCATGCTAAACCCCATTATATACAGCCTACGGAACCAGGAAGTGAAGCTGGCAGTGAAAAGACTGGCAAGCGCAAAGTGGAACGTCTTCTAA